A stretch of the Oncorhynchus mykiss isolate Arlee chromosome 23, USDA_OmykA_1.1, whole genome shotgun sequence genome encodes the following:
- the LOC110502339 gene encoding hydroxycarboxylic acid receptor 2, which produces MAEMATVAHNNSTGRENKCLSTQDLVADILPPVLIIELLLGLPGNVVALWIFTCRLKIWRVNTLFLFNLVLADFMLLICLPFRIDNLLRGEYWVFGDAWCRINLFMLAVNRSASIAFMTSVAFDRYFKVVHPHHRINHMTSTQAGMVAGGIWAVVISLRVPLLATNLLSEHANSSLCRSFSTYSVIPPAILLHYMVFIGEFFLPLLLLLFCSARIACILRQRQLDKEKKVRRAIRVVGLIVAVFVLCFFPGIATGLVSLYIKKFRPWDCESYKMAGQLFSLSIGFTYLNSALDPVIYCLSSSMFQNSLKSSINKMGLVELRLSRRGSMASDG; this is translated from the coding sequence ATGGCTGAAATGGCTACAGTTGCACACAATAACTCTACTGGCAGAGAGAACAAGTGCCTATCCACTCAGGATCTGGTGGCCGACATATTGCCTCCTGTCCTGATTATAGAGCTCCTACTGGGCCTGCCAGGCAACGTAGTGGCCCTGTGGATCTTCACTTGCCGTCTGAAGATCTGGAGGGTCAACACTCTGTTCCTCTTCAACCTGGTCCTGGCTGACTTCATGCTGCTCATCTGCCTGCCCTTCCGCATTGACAACCTGCTCCGTGGGGAATACTGGGTGTTTGGCGACGCCTGGTGCCGGATCAACCTCTTCATGCTGGCTGTCAACCGTTCGGCAAGCATTGCCTTCATGACTAGCGTGGCCTTCGACCGCTACTTCAAGGTGGTCCATCCGCACCACCGCATCAACCACATGACGTCTACCCAGGCGGGAATGGTGGCAGGGGGCATCTGGGCGGTAGTGATCTCCCTGCGGGTCCCCCTGCTGGCCACCAACCTCCTAAGTGAACATGCCAACAGCTCCCTGTGCCGCAGCTTCAGCACCTACAGCGTGATTCCCCCGGCGATCCTGCTGCACTACATGGTGTTCATCGGGGAGTTCTTCCTGCCCCTGCTGCTCCTGCTGTTCTGCTCAGCCAGGATCGCCTGCATCCTGCGCCAACGGCAGCTGGACAAAGAGAAGAAGGTGCGGCGGGCCATCCGGGTGGTGGGGCTAATTGTGGCTGTGTTTGTGCTGTGTTTCTTTCCTGGCATCGCCACAGGCCTGGTTTCGCTCTATATCAAGAAGTTCAGACCTTGGGACTGTGAATCCTACAAAATGGCAGGCCAGCTTTTCAGCCTGTCCATTGGCTTCACCTACCTTAACAGCGCCCTGGACCCGGTCATCTACTGCTTATCCAGCTCCATGTTCCAGAACTCCCTCAAGAGCTCCATCAATAAGATGGGCCTGGTGGAGTTGAGGCTGAGCCGACGGGGAAGCATGGCCAGCGATGGGTGA